In the Hydrogenispora ethanolica genome, AGTTGCGGCCGACCTCCCGCTTGAAGAGGCTGCTGAGATAGGCTTCGCTGACGTTGAGCGCCGCGGCCAGTTCCGCCAGGGTGAGATTCTTGTCCTTGTGGGCCTCGATATAGTCGATGGCTTTCCCGACCAGTTCCGAATGGCGGGATTCGGCCTTTCCGCGGAGATAATCCAGGTAGACGGGGAGGAATCCGGCGAACCAGGCGGCCAGATCGTCCAGGAACTCCAGCTCCATCAGCGTTTGATGGTGCTGGCGGCTCTGATCGAACTCCAGCTCGCCGATGTCCCCCTGAAAAAATGCGGCCGTCCGCGAGAAGACGCCCAGCAGATCGAGGGCCGCCCGCCGCACCGCCTCGGGGTGGATATTTCCGGCCTGCCGCGCCTGGGCGAAGACTCCGGCGATCAGGCGGGACGCTTCGGTGTTCCGGCGCAGGGTCAGGGCATCCTCCAGCGACCGGATGAACTCCGGGTTCCCGAGGCGGAACTCCCGGACCTCATCCCCTCCGAGGTCCTCGGGGATCCGGAGCGCTGCGCCCGGCCCCAGATAAAATTTGGCGGTCCCGATCCGCCGGGCCAGGCCGTAGGCTGCGGCGAACTGCTCCGCGCCGGCGTAGGCCGGACCGATGCCGATGGATACCGAAATGTTCATATTGGCCCCGATCTGCCGCTGCAGGGCGGCGACGAACTCCCGGTCGCAGGCGGCGGAGCGTACGGCGATCCCGAACTCCCGTTCCTCGATCTGAAACACCGCCCCGCTCAGCTGGAACGATTTTAAGACTTGTTCGCTCATGCCGATCACCGCTTGCTGAAAGGCCGCCTGATTCCGGTGCTGACGGCGGATCCGCCGGTAGCCGTCCAGGCTCAGGCAGAGCGGCCAGCCCTGGTCCAGCCGGATCCCGGCGGCGTTCTCCTCATCCGGGAGCGGCGCGGGCCGCTCCTGCTGCAGGAGGCCGCGGAAAAACTCGTTCTTCTGCAGCAGGCGGCTTTTGGCCGCGCCGGTTCCCTCGGCCGCCGGCCGGGGGCCGCGTCCGGACTCCTCCCCGGGGAGCCCCTGGTCCCGGACGGCGTTGAGGACTGCCAGGATCTCGTCGGCCTTGATGGACAGTTTGCGGATGTAATCCACCGCGCCCAGCTTCATCGCTTCCTTGACCGTCTCGAAATCCTCATAGCAGCTGAGAACGATGATGCGGATCGCCAGATTCCGCTCGCGGATCCGCCGGATCAGCTCCAGCCCGTCCATCCGGGGCATCTTGATGTCGGTCAGCAGAATATCCGGC is a window encoding:
- a CDS encoding response regulator, which translates into the protein MVKVLIVDDELLVRVGLKSYIDWAKHGFELLEDARDGVEALERIAAEPPDILLTDIKMPRMDGLELIRRIRERNLAIRIIVLSCYEDFETVKEAMKLGAVDYIRKLSIKADEILAVLNAVRDQGLPGEESGRGPRPAAEGTGAAKSRLLQKNEFFRGLLQQERPAPLPDEENAAGIRLDQGWPLCLSLDGYRRIRRQHRNQAAFQQAVIGMSEQVLKSFQLSGAVFQIEEREFGIAVRSAACDREFVAALQRQIGANMNISVSIGIGPAYAGAEQFAAAYGLARRIGTAKFYLGPGAALRIPEDLGGDEVREFRLGNPEFIRSLEDALTLRRNTEASRLIAGVFAQARQAGNIHPEAVRRAALDLLGVFSRTAAFFQGDIGELEFDQSRQHHQTLMELEFLDDLAAWFAGFLPVYLDYLRGKAESRHSELVGKAIDYIEAHKDKNLTLAELAAALNVSEAYLSSLFKREVGRNFVGYLTGLKVDLAKEYLRQGRLVYETAELIGFENSNYFAKVFKKYTGMTPDEYRCLAREGR